Proteins encoded within one genomic window of Odocoileus virginianus isolate 20LAN1187 ecotype Illinois chromosome 2, Ovbor_1.2, whole genome shotgun sequence:
- the FUBP3 gene encoding far upstream element-binding protein 3 isoform X1 translates to MAELVQGQSAPVGMKAEGFVDALHRVRQIAAKIDSIPHLNNSTPLVDPSVYGYGVQKRPLDDGVGNQLGALVHQRAVITEEFKVPDKMVGFIIGRGGEQISRIQAESGCKIQIASESSGIPERPCVLTGTPESIEQAKRLLGQIVDRCRNGPGFHNETDGNSTIQEILIPASKVGLVIGKGGETIKQLQERTGVKMVMIQDGPLPTGADKPLRITGDPFKVQQAREMVLEIIREKDQADFRGVRGDFSSRMGGGSIEVSVPRFAVGIVIGRNGEMIKKIQNDAGVRIQFKPDDGISPERAAQVMGPPDRCQHAAHVISELILTAQERDGFGGLAVARGRGRGRGDWSLGTPGGVQEVTYTVPADKCGLVIGKGGENIKSINQQSGAHVELQRNPPPSTDPNLRIFTIRGLPPQIEVARHLIDEKVGGTSLGAPGPFGQSPFSQPPAAPHQNTFPPRSSGCFPNIAAKVNGNPHSAPVSGPPAFLTQGWGSTYQAWQQPTQQVPSQQSQPQSSQPDYSKAWEDYYKKQSHAASAAPQASTPPDYTMAWAEYYRQQVAFYGQTLGQAQGPSQEQ, encoded by the exons ATTGCTGCTAAAATTGATTCAATTCCTCACTTGAATAATTCCACACCTCTAGTGGACCCCTCAGTGTATGGCTATGGAGTACAGAAACGGCCCTTGGATGATGGAG TAGGTAACCAGTTAGGGGCCTTGGTACATCAAAG gGCAGTAATAACAGAAGAATTCAAAGTGCCTGATAAAATGGTTGGATTTA tTATCGGCCGGGGAGGTGAGCAGATCTCACGGATTCAAGCAGAATCtggttgcaaaattcagattgcCTCAG AGAGTTCTGGGATTCCAGAGAGGCCCTGTGTACTTACCGGAACCCCAGAAAGTATTga ACAAGCCAAACGGCTCCTGGGGCAGATTGTGGACCGCTGTCGGAATGGACCCGGCTTTCACAATGAAACGGACGGCAATAGCACGATCCAGGAGATTCTCATCCCAGCGTCAAAAGTGGGTCTGGTCATCGGCAAAGGCGGGGAGACGATAAAGCAGTTGCAG GAGCGGACCGGCGTGAAGATGGTCATGATCCAGGACGGCCCATTGCCCACGGGAGCAGACAAGCCCCTTCGCATCACCGGAGACCCGTTTAAAGTTCAG CAAGCGAGAGAAATGGTTTTAGAAATCATCCGAGAGAAAGACCAAGCTGACTTTCGAGGTGTGCGCGGTGACTTCAGCTCTCGAATGGGAGGAGGCAGTATAGAG GTATCTGTGCCTAGGTTTGCTGTCGGGATTGTGATAGGAAGAAATGGGGAAATGATCAAAAAGATCCAGAACGATGCCGGTGTGAGAATTCAGTTCAAACCAG ATGATGGTATTAGCCCAGAGAGAGCTGCACAGGTGATGGGGCCCCCGGACCGATGCCAGCACGCGGCACATGTCATCAGCGAGCTTATCCTCACAGCCCAG GAAAGAGACGGCTTTGGAGGCCTGGCGGTAGCCAGAGGCAGAGGCCGCGGCCGCGGCGACTGGAGCCTGGGGACCCCCGGGGGCGTCCAGGAGGTGACCTATACTGTGCCGGCTGACAAGTGTGGCCTCGTCATCGGCAAAG GGGGCGAGAACATCAAGAGCATAAATCAGCAGTCGGGAGCACACGTGGAGCTTCAGCGGAACCCCCCTCCCAGTACCGACCCCAACCTGCGGATATTCACCATCCGGGGGCTCCCTCCACAGATCGAGGTGGCCAGACACCTCATAGATGAGAAAGTTGGC GGGACCAGTCTCGGAGCTCCTGGACCCTTTGGACAAAGCCCCTTCAGCCAGCCGCCTGCCGCACCTCATCAAAA CACCTTTCCTCCAAGGAGCTCAGGATGCTTCCCAAACATTGCTGCTAAAGTGAACGGAAACCCCCATAGCGCCCCCGTGAG TGGTCCTCCCgcctttctgacccagggctggGGCAGCACCTACCAGGCGTGGCAGCAGCCCACACAGCAGGTTCCAA GCCAGCAGAGCCAGCCGCAGAGCAGCCAGCCCGACTACAGCAAGGCCTGGGAGGACTACTACAAAAAACAGA GTCACGCCGCCAGCGCCGCGCCTCAGGCCAGCACCCCGCCGGACTACACCATGGCCTGGGCGGAGTACTACCGGCAGCAGGTCGCCTTCTACGGGCAGACGTTAGGGCAGGCGCAGGGCCCCAGCCAG
- the FUBP3 gene encoding far upstream element-binding protein 3 isoform X2: MAELVQGQSAPVGMKAEGFVDALHRVRQIAAKIDSIPHLNNSTPLVDPSVYGYGVQKRPLDDGGNQLGALVHQRAVITEEFKVPDKMVGFIIGRGGEQISRIQAESGCKIQIASESSGIPERPCVLTGTPESIEQAKRLLGQIVDRCRNGPGFHNETDGNSTIQEILIPASKVGLVIGKGGETIKQLQERTGVKMVMIQDGPLPTGADKPLRITGDPFKVQQAREMVLEIIREKDQADFRGVRGDFSSRMGGGSIEVSVPRFAVGIVIGRNGEMIKKIQNDAGVRIQFKPDDGISPERAAQVMGPPDRCQHAAHVISELILTAQERDGFGGLAVARGRGRGRGDWSLGTPGGVQEVTYTVPADKCGLVIGKGGENIKSINQQSGAHVELQRNPPPSTDPNLRIFTIRGLPPQIEVARHLIDEKVGGTSLGAPGPFGQSPFSQPPAAPHQNTFPPRSSGCFPNIAAKVNGNPHSAPVSGPPAFLTQGWGSTYQAWQQPTQQVPSQQSQPQSSQPDYSKAWEDYYKKQSHAASAAPQASTPPDYTMAWAEYYRQQVAFYGQTLGQAQGPSQEQ; encoded by the exons ATTGCTGCTAAAATTGATTCAATTCCTCACTTGAATAATTCCACACCTCTAGTGGACCCCTCAGTGTATGGCTATGGAGTACAGAAACGGCCCTTGGATGATGGAG GTAACCAGTTAGGGGCCTTGGTACATCAAAG gGCAGTAATAACAGAAGAATTCAAAGTGCCTGATAAAATGGTTGGATTTA tTATCGGCCGGGGAGGTGAGCAGATCTCACGGATTCAAGCAGAATCtggttgcaaaattcagattgcCTCAG AGAGTTCTGGGATTCCAGAGAGGCCCTGTGTACTTACCGGAACCCCAGAAAGTATTga ACAAGCCAAACGGCTCCTGGGGCAGATTGTGGACCGCTGTCGGAATGGACCCGGCTTTCACAATGAAACGGACGGCAATAGCACGATCCAGGAGATTCTCATCCCAGCGTCAAAAGTGGGTCTGGTCATCGGCAAAGGCGGGGAGACGATAAAGCAGTTGCAG GAGCGGACCGGCGTGAAGATGGTCATGATCCAGGACGGCCCATTGCCCACGGGAGCAGACAAGCCCCTTCGCATCACCGGAGACCCGTTTAAAGTTCAG CAAGCGAGAGAAATGGTTTTAGAAATCATCCGAGAGAAAGACCAAGCTGACTTTCGAGGTGTGCGCGGTGACTTCAGCTCTCGAATGGGAGGAGGCAGTATAGAG GTATCTGTGCCTAGGTTTGCTGTCGGGATTGTGATAGGAAGAAATGGGGAAATGATCAAAAAGATCCAGAACGATGCCGGTGTGAGAATTCAGTTCAAACCAG ATGATGGTATTAGCCCAGAGAGAGCTGCACAGGTGATGGGGCCCCCGGACCGATGCCAGCACGCGGCACATGTCATCAGCGAGCTTATCCTCACAGCCCAG GAAAGAGACGGCTTTGGAGGCCTGGCGGTAGCCAGAGGCAGAGGCCGCGGCCGCGGCGACTGGAGCCTGGGGACCCCCGGGGGCGTCCAGGAGGTGACCTATACTGTGCCGGCTGACAAGTGTGGCCTCGTCATCGGCAAAG GGGGCGAGAACATCAAGAGCATAAATCAGCAGTCGGGAGCACACGTGGAGCTTCAGCGGAACCCCCCTCCCAGTACCGACCCCAACCTGCGGATATTCACCATCCGGGGGCTCCCTCCACAGATCGAGGTGGCCAGACACCTCATAGATGAGAAAGTTGGC GGGACCAGTCTCGGAGCTCCTGGACCCTTTGGACAAAGCCCCTTCAGCCAGCCGCCTGCCGCACCTCATCAAAA CACCTTTCCTCCAAGGAGCTCAGGATGCTTCCCAAACATTGCTGCTAAAGTGAACGGAAACCCCCATAGCGCCCCCGTGAG TGGTCCTCCCgcctttctgacccagggctggGGCAGCACCTACCAGGCGTGGCAGCAGCCCACACAGCAGGTTCCAA GCCAGCAGAGCCAGCCGCAGAGCAGCCAGCCCGACTACAGCAAGGCCTGGGAGGACTACTACAAAAAACAGA GTCACGCCGCCAGCGCCGCGCCTCAGGCCAGCACCCCGCCGGACTACACCATGGCCTGGGCGGAGTACTACCGGCAGCAGGTCGCCTTCTACGGGCAGACGTTAGGGCAGGCGCAGGGCCCCAGCCAG
- the FUBP3 gene encoding far upstream element-binding protein 3 isoform X3: MVGFIIGRGGEQISRIQAESGCKIQIASESSGIPERPCVLTGTPESIEQAKRLLGQIVDRCRNGPGFHNETDGNSTIQEILIPASKVGLVIGKGGETIKQLQERTGVKMVMIQDGPLPTGADKPLRITGDPFKVQQAREMVLEIIREKDQADFRGVRGDFSSRMGGGSIEVSVPRFAVGIVIGRNGEMIKKIQNDAGVRIQFKPDDGISPERAAQVMGPPDRCQHAAHVISELILTAQERDGFGGLAVARGRGRGRGDWSLGTPGGVQEVTYTVPADKCGLVIGKGGENIKSINQQSGAHVELQRNPPPSTDPNLRIFTIRGLPPQIEVARHLIDEKVGGTSLGAPGPFGQSPFSQPPAAPHQNTFPPRSSGCFPNIAAKVNGNPHSAPVSGPPAFLTQGWGSTYQAWQQPTQQVPSQQSQPQSSQPDYSKAWEDYYKKQSHAASAAPQASTPPDYTMAWAEYYRQQVAFYGQTLGQAQGPSQEQ; the protein is encoded by the exons ATGGTTGGATTTA tTATCGGCCGGGGAGGTGAGCAGATCTCACGGATTCAAGCAGAATCtggttgcaaaattcagattgcCTCAG AGAGTTCTGGGATTCCAGAGAGGCCCTGTGTACTTACCGGAACCCCAGAAAGTATTga ACAAGCCAAACGGCTCCTGGGGCAGATTGTGGACCGCTGTCGGAATGGACCCGGCTTTCACAATGAAACGGACGGCAATAGCACGATCCAGGAGATTCTCATCCCAGCGTCAAAAGTGGGTCTGGTCATCGGCAAAGGCGGGGAGACGATAAAGCAGTTGCAG GAGCGGACCGGCGTGAAGATGGTCATGATCCAGGACGGCCCATTGCCCACGGGAGCAGACAAGCCCCTTCGCATCACCGGAGACCCGTTTAAAGTTCAG CAAGCGAGAGAAATGGTTTTAGAAATCATCCGAGAGAAAGACCAAGCTGACTTTCGAGGTGTGCGCGGTGACTTCAGCTCTCGAATGGGAGGAGGCAGTATAGAG GTATCTGTGCCTAGGTTTGCTGTCGGGATTGTGATAGGAAGAAATGGGGAAATGATCAAAAAGATCCAGAACGATGCCGGTGTGAGAATTCAGTTCAAACCAG ATGATGGTATTAGCCCAGAGAGAGCTGCACAGGTGATGGGGCCCCCGGACCGATGCCAGCACGCGGCACATGTCATCAGCGAGCTTATCCTCACAGCCCAG GAAAGAGACGGCTTTGGAGGCCTGGCGGTAGCCAGAGGCAGAGGCCGCGGCCGCGGCGACTGGAGCCTGGGGACCCCCGGGGGCGTCCAGGAGGTGACCTATACTGTGCCGGCTGACAAGTGTGGCCTCGTCATCGGCAAAG GGGGCGAGAACATCAAGAGCATAAATCAGCAGTCGGGAGCACACGTGGAGCTTCAGCGGAACCCCCCTCCCAGTACCGACCCCAACCTGCGGATATTCACCATCCGGGGGCTCCCTCCACAGATCGAGGTGGCCAGACACCTCATAGATGAGAAAGTTGGC GGGACCAGTCTCGGAGCTCCTGGACCCTTTGGACAAAGCCCCTTCAGCCAGCCGCCTGCCGCACCTCATCAAAA CACCTTTCCTCCAAGGAGCTCAGGATGCTTCCCAAACATTGCTGCTAAAGTGAACGGAAACCCCCATAGCGCCCCCGTGAG TGGTCCTCCCgcctttctgacccagggctggGGCAGCACCTACCAGGCGTGGCAGCAGCCCACACAGCAGGTTCCAA GCCAGCAGAGCCAGCCGCAGAGCAGCCAGCCCGACTACAGCAAGGCCTGGGAGGACTACTACAAAAAACAGA GTCACGCCGCCAGCGCCGCGCCTCAGGCCAGCACCCCGCCGGACTACACCATGGCCTGGGCGGAGTACTACCGGCAGCAGGTCGCCTTCTACGGGCAGACGTTAGGGCAGGCGCAGGGCCCCAGCCAG